In the Salarias fasciatus chromosome 13, fSalaFa1.1, whole genome shotgun sequence genome, one interval contains:
- the gfral gene encoding GDNF family receptor alpha-like → MMQLIRLEAAIVFGIVFPQVSSMRISSASSDCLAAVETCMSDLCEIQQAVYSGICKDEGCQIKGSEVCNMTIQTVLDQFPSLPGCVCAWEEELCDSIDVLAAQCLQKPAVPQRSAVMDWKTSALKDLVNDAAGSCLDRTRVCVSDTVCNRHLVPVLQECTTKCHSERCLQATRRFYSRMPQNVAEMLAMCECEASDQTCLHMRNVLHGGTCGEEPWICQQALHQCVEDDNCRNLLEMFQAKCWSPEEAACSDSMLRSEECFTRMDPALVLGGDSECKKAFLDTLGTVLHHPCVCKGMNSQDLATCERIHDVLHDRSLFTTNLTNHAGPSKSPGKNKSKPDSTQVHDYLLYAVAAVLLVGVTVVMPLAAVIKVWTLRRDTTKFHHPVKSQCVAIA, encoded by the exons GATTGTTTTTCCTCAGGTCTCCAGCATGAGAATTTCATCGGCGTCCTCGGACTGCTTGGCTGCTGTGGAAACCTGCATGTCAGATTTATGCGAGATTCAACAGGCAGTTTACAGCGGCATCTGCAAGG ATGAAGGCTGCCAAATAAAAGGCTCGGAGGTGTGTAACATGACCATCCAGACCGTACTGGACCAATTTCCTTCCCTgccagggtgtgtgtgcgcctggGAGGAGGAGCTTTGCGACTCCATAGACGTGCTGGCTGCACAATGCCTCCAGAAGCCAG CAGTCCCACAGAGGAGCGCAGTGATGGACTGGAAGACCAGCGCCTTGAAAGACCTCG TAAATGATGCTGCTGGATCCTGTCTGGACCGaaccagagtgtgtgtcagtgacacGGTCTGCAACAGACACCTAGTGCCTGTTCTTCAGGAATGCACGACAAAGTGCCACAGTGAACGCTGTCTGCAGGCGACTCGGCGCTTCTATAGCCGCATGCCTCAGAATGTGGCGGAGATGCTGGCCATGTGCGAGTGTGAGGCTTCTGATCAGACCTGTCTGCACATGAGAAATGTCCTGCATGGTGGCACATGTGGAGAGGAGCCCTGGATCTGCCAGCAGGCACTGCACCAGTGTGTTGAAGATGATAACTGCAG GAACCTGTTAGAAATGTTCCAGGCCAAATGCTGGAGCCCTGAGGAAGCAGCATGCAGCGACAGTATGCTGAGAAGTGAGGAGTGTTTCACTCGGATGGATCCAGCTCTTGTTCTCGGCGGAGACTCCGAATGTAAAAAGGCCTTCTTGGACACTCTGGGCACCGTGCTTCACCATCCCTGTGTGTGCAAAGGCATGAACAGCCAGGATCTGGCGACCTGCGAGAGGATCCACGACGTTCTTCACGACCGATCGCTCTTCA cCACAAATCTCACAAATCATGCCGGACCTTCAAAATCACCTGGAAAAAATAAGTCAAAGCCAGACAGCACACAAGTACACG ACTATCTGCTGTACGCTGTCGCTGCTGTGCTGCTCGTCGGTGTGACTGTAGTAATGCCTCTGGCCGCTGTCATTAAAGTATG GACTCTGAGGAGGGACACAACTAAGTTTC